AATAATAACAACTCAGTACTGACTTTGAACCAAAGATACACGTACCAAAGAGTGATTATATTCTATTATTTAGTTTAAGTGTTTGCTACAATTAGGTGATTATTCATAAATTGGTTCCCGTTATCAAAGTGTtgaaagtttcttttttttaaatatttgatgtgatgctaatatatttaaaacttctACAGCAGTAAAGATTTGCATATTCTTATGTTATCAACTTCAACAAATTTCAGAGCAATCGCTCCAATTGTGCAAATAAAGAATGCCTCCTGTAATTGAAATCAAATCCAGCCATCCTTCAAAAGAGTGACTGTTACGGACGGAATTTATATCTTCTTGACAATATGAATGTGGAAATAATTCAGCTTGgaagtatattaaaaaaataacaagaaatgACTATAACATCAATAGAAAATGTTTACACacgaaaataaacataacataaaagtaGCTATGAAAAAGAAAGGTTCTGGAAAACAATCGTGATGTTTGAATAAAACCTTGcgaaaaaatgaacaatatcgTTTATCTGTTcgtcattaaattttattactcataatattataaagaaataaaattgcgAACAAAGCTAATGATAGGGAAAAGAACATCCAATTTCAATCTGTCTCCTTAGAAGGCAAACACTACAACTGAACAAAACCACAACGGCgtttaattatcaaacattGCAGCAATTAgtttgattaatatttaaacattattttaatagtttctaGCCTCTCAATGAGCATGTCAACATGTTACAAATGACTTGTAACAAATGAATGACACATTTTTACAATTACGTcttaattatcattataagatgataaacattgtttaaacgCTAAGTTAATTGAAAGGGTCACAAAAATAGAATCCTGTCGATTGCAATTTCCTACTAAAGGTATGCGCCTACGTCATTAATTTAAAAGCGCGTGTTCACCGCTCCAGGAAGCCCCGCCTAAAGGTGGTCGTAAATTTCTATATATACTCGCATCTTCAGCATTCAAACAATTCGTTAACTGCGCACTGACAAGGATTTTAATCGAAAATAAGCTTACTCTTACTAAGAcattattaattcaacaaacatTGTGCGAGAAAACGTTGATAGATAAAacagaagttatttttttcattttcttacatACAGGACTTCCAACAATAATACGCAAACTTTATAGCGAAACAATGATTGGATACATCACAGCGTTGTATGCTTTGGCCGCCGCAACTTTGGTCATTGCTGGCCACGACGAACTCGTGCAATGCACACCGGGTATATATCAGATCATCGGAAAGGCCGACTGTACGGGATTCTTCATGTGCGTGTTTGGAAAACAAATCGAGATGCCGCCTTGTCCTCCTAGCTCGGTGTTTAGCTCCAGCGCTAACGTTTGTGTTCCCAAAGGTTCAATGTATGATGACTGCAAGAAAACAACAGAAGGAAGCGGAGGTCACATGCCAGTGCTGCCAGACTTAGGTAAGTGAACACGTTGGGGTTGGTTTTGCCTGACAGTTTATGCTTGTATTTAATGTCTAAAAACATTCCAAAGTGGCCACTAACAatacataatttttatatatcagtagttattttattgttaatactttttatagtttttatatacatacacatattaattattgtttattctGAAGTGTGTATTTTATGTGGAAAACAGTCGATACTAtaacttaaatcaataaatacacaaatgaaAACAGCAAATccaatttaattaatattcatttctATGCGGTTACCGCATACAGAGATGCGTTGAAAACTACCGTTTGCAAATAATGTATAGTAGAGTGTATCATGCATCTCAACAGATATGAGCAAATTTGCTAACCATAATATTTACTTTCCAGGGCCTCTTAGCCCAGAGGAACGATGTAACATGTTCGGAGGCGTGTTCCCCCACCCCACGGAATGTCAAGCCTTCTACAATTGCAGTGTCCGTTACACACATGGGATTCCCAGGTTCTTCGAGCAACACCTTGTTGAATGTCCCTACCCCAAGCTGTTCAACACTGAGACCAAACAGTGTGACTATTTTGAGAATGTCAAATGTGGAAGCAGGATGGAGATTAAGGATGGATGTAAGTTGACTTatcaaaaatcaattaaaaagaaataatactttGAAAATAACACTTTAAACACCAGCATATatccaatatttatttaactcaGTTCTGTCAACACATCTTCAATAGCTTCCAAAAGTTTAATCTAACCAACATCCAATATCACAGTTGGTATTATACAACCAaactaatgaaaacaataacttGTATCATGTTGTATTTCAGGCCAATACAGATCCAACCAGTGTCCCGTTGCCCACTGTAGACCCTGCAGTGTCGACCTTCCAAGTTGTATAGGCAAACGTGACGGAATTAACGTTCATCCAGTGAAACTTTGGAGTCCATTCTACGCCGTATGCTACAAAGAACGCACGATCAAAGAGGAGCGATGCCAAGCTGACGAAAATGGCCGAACACAGTTGTTCCATCCGGAAAGGAACGAATGCGTTTCATTGGAAATGATTCCTCGAGAACACGGTGGAATGATGCCCGAGTGCGGTACAAAAGTTGACGGTTTATATCAGGATGACTTTGGGCGATGTGACCGATACTTTAGTTGCCAGGGAGGAAAATATATTGAGATGGTGAAATGTGCGGCTGGAGAGGTGTTCGATAGCACAAAAGGCGGCTGCATTCCGCAAGAGAAAGCATGCGGAACCTGCGGAAGACTTGACCATTGGTGAGTGTCCTTATAAGTTGTGATAATTATTTATAGGCATGATAAAATTTTCAATTGCTAGTCTCAACACGATTAGATTTAAATCATTGATATACGAATGTGTAgtgctttaaagctgcaatgTGTCAATACATACATTCCAACcgtgttttattgttattgcatttgaaacattttgtattGCCAACCGTATATCATAAAGGTTCTgacaattaatacaatatatatgtacatatatatttcagctGAGAAAACTTCTTACACACTTTTAAACGAAATGCTGATGAAAATGGACAAGGAGACGAATCGCCAACATTGATAAGACATGTTAAAGACATCAAAGTGTTGCTCTGAGTTGATCTCGCTTTGTTTGCCCTACGACCATACCATTTCAAAACCAAATGACtacatatttgtaaattttgcaatggttttgtatgtttttaatgttatcaaactcattttgtcTACTGATGaaaattt
The sequence above is drawn from the Mya arenaria isolate MELC-2E11 chromosome 14, ASM2691426v1 genome and encodes:
- the LOC128216788 gene encoding uncharacterized protein LOC128216788, whose product is MIGYITALYALAAATLVIAGHDELVQCTPGIYQIIGKADCTGFFMCVFGKQIEMPPCPPSSVFSSSANVCVPKGSMYDDCKKTTEGSGGHMPVLPDLGPLSPEERCNMFGGVFPHPTECQAFYNCSVRYTHGIPRFFEQHLVECPYPKLFNTETKQCDYFENVKCGSRMEIKDGCQYRSNQCPVAHCRPCSVDLPSCIGKRDGINVHPVKLWSPFYAVCYKERTIKEERCQADENGRTQLFHPERNECVSLEMIPREHGGMMPECGTKVDGLYQDDFGRCDRYFSCQGGKYIEMVKCAAGEVFDSTKGGCIPQEKACGTCGRLDHC